From the genome of Nocardia sp. NBC_01503, one region includes:
- a CDS encoding protein kinase domain-containing protein produces the protein MLNNGAMIADRYRLHRLIATGGMGQVWEALDTRLDRRVAVKVLKAEFSADPTFRHRFRTEARTTAQLNHPGIAGIYDYGETMDPSGGETAYLVMELVQGEPLNAVLNRLGRLSVHQGLDMLEQTGRALQVAHAAGVVHRDVKPGNILVTPTGQVKITDFGIAKAVDASPVTKTGMVMGTAQYIAPEQATGEDATSASDVYALGVVGYEALAGERPFTGDGALTVAMKHVREAPPPLPADLPPNVRELIEITMAKDPTQRFATGGEFADAVAAVRSGRRAHTPGGGNPAIPGGATRVLPPGPTMMIPGARGDQATTRYPTPPQSMRQPQQPPMTGATVMMSGSHTQAGPHTVGPTQVGVHGEDGGGRFTNSQKAMAGLGVGALILGAAAAFILLNSSSPESTPTTRTSAVIAPPPPQTTTTTVPPTTTREKPVPPPPTYDPTTEAPVTTTPPVTTTVPPTTTPPATTTPSKTTVPKTTAAPTTTSRDARPPWDLPSWPAVPGGARGYYGSPNSSDPALPQGPS, from the coding sequence ATGCTGAACAACGGTGCGATGATCGCGGACCGCTACCGGCTGCATCGGCTGATCGCCACCGGTGGCATGGGCCAGGTCTGGGAAGCTCTCGACACCCGGCTCGATCGCCGGGTCGCGGTGAAGGTGCTCAAGGCGGAGTTCTCCGCCGACCCCACCTTCCGGCACCGCTTCCGCACCGAGGCCCGCACCACCGCGCAGCTCAATCATCCGGGCATCGCCGGAATCTACGACTACGGCGAGACCATGGACCCCTCCGGCGGCGAAACCGCCTATCTGGTCATGGAACTCGTGCAGGGCGAACCGTTGAACGCGGTGCTGAACCGGCTCGGACGGCTCTCGGTGCACCAGGGTCTGGACATGCTGGAGCAGACCGGTCGAGCGCTTCAGGTGGCGCACGCGGCGGGCGTGGTGCACCGGGATGTGAAGCCCGGCAATATCCTCGTCACCCCGACCGGTCAGGTGAAGATCACCGACTTCGGAATCGCCAAGGCGGTGGACGCCTCCCCGGTCACCAAGACCGGCATGGTGATGGGCACCGCCCAGTACATCGCGCCCGAACAGGCCACCGGTGAGGACGCCACCTCCGCCTCGGACGTCTACGCGCTCGGCGTGGTCGGCTACGAGGCGCTCGCGGGCGAACGCCCCTTCACCGGTGACGGCGCGTTGACCGTCGCCATGAAGCATGTGCGCGAGGCGCCGCCGCCACTGCCCGCGGACCTGCCGCCGAATGTGCGTGAACTCATCGAGATCACCATGGCCAAGGATCCGACCCAGCGCTTCGCCACCGGCGGCGAATTCGCCGATGCGGTGGCCGCGGTGCGCTCCGGGCGCAGAGCCCACACCCCCGGCGGCGGTAATCCCGCCATCCCCGGCGGCGCGACCAGAGTGCTGCCGCCCGGCCCGACCATGATGATTCCGGGCGCGCGCGGCGATCAGGCGACCACCCGCTATCCGACTCCGCCGCAATCGATGCGGCAGCCCCAGCAACCTCCGATGACCGGCGCCACGGTCATGATGTCGGGTTCGCACACCCAGGCCGGACCGCACACCGTCGGACCCACCCAGGTCGGCGTGCACGGTGAAGACGGCGGCGGCCGCTTCACCAACAGCCAGAAGGCCATGGCCGGACTCGGTGTCGGCGCGCTGATCCTCGGTGCCGCCGCCGCTTTCATCCTGCTCAACAGCTCCTCACCGGAGTCGACGCCGACCACCAGAACCAGTGCCGTGATCGCGCCGCCACCGCCGCAGACCACCACCACCACGGTGCCGCCGACCACCACTCGGGAGAAGCCGGTTCCGCCGCCGCCGACCTACGATCCGACCACCGAGGCGCCGGTCACCACCACCCCGCCGGTCACCACCACCGTGCCGCCCACCACCACACCGCCCGCGACCACCACACCGTCCAAGACCACGGTCCCCAAGACCACGGCCGCGCCGACCACCACCAGTCGCGACGCCCGGCCGCCCTGGGACCTACCATCATGGCCAGCGGTTCCCGGTGGCGCCCGGGGCTACTACGGCTCGCCGAACAGCAGTGATCCAGCCCTCCCCCAAGGACCCTCATGA
- the pknB gene encoding Stk1 family PASTA domain-containing Ser/Thr kinase: MTTPKNLSSRYELGEIIGFGGMSEVHKARDLRLGRDVAIKVLRADLARDPTFYLRFKREAQNAAALNHPAIVAVYDTGEAEIDGGPLPYIVMEYVDGDTLRDIVRGKGPMAPRRAMEIIADVCAALDFSHRNGIVHRDMKPANIMINRAGAVKVMDFGIARALADSSNPMTQTAAVIGTAQYLSPEQARGEQVDARSDVYSVGCVLYEILTGEPPFTGDSPVAVAYQHVREDPRLPSHVHPGVPRELDSVVLKAMSKNPANRYQTAAEMRADLIRVLGGQKPTAPMVMNDEDRNSFLDDELPPPRSYRTVERRDDTTEQELVEPAGGGGRRGALVAAVVAAIIAVGGIMFWLLLGPGSHADQIAVPELSNHNSQLAQRDLERLGFSVAVQEKPDSKIAQGNVIATQPLGGSRIDKGSTVTLQVSTGPSQVSVPRLAGLTQSQAEQQLNSVGLQMNPDVRREASSIDEKDKVTSQSPGEAQKIDAGGQVTVTLGSGPEKVRVPDVIGQQIEVAQPNLADSAGFKVSVQEVPNNLPKGTVIGTNPAAGTMADKGSTVIVQVSTGDNIQMPSLIGLTPAQAVDILRQRGWNGQITQNQQSTLDASSVGRVIAQQPTAGSSIAKNQTVTITTGVLSLGPP, translated from the coding sequence ATGACGACCCCGAAGAATCTCTCCTCCCGCTATGAGCTGGGTGAGATCATCGGCTTCGGCGGTATGTCGGAGGTGCACAAGGCACGCGATCTTCGACTCGGGCGCGATGTGGCGATCAAGGTGCTGCGTGCGGATCTCGCCCGCGACCCCACGTTCTATCTGCGCTTCAAGCGCGAGGCGCAGAACGCGGCGGCACTGAACCATCCCGCCATCGTCGCGGTCTACGACACCGGTGAGGCCGAGATCGACGGCGGCCCACTGCCGTACATCGTGATGGAGTACGTCGACGGCGACACCCTGCGCGATATCGTGCGCGGCAAGGGCCCGATGGCCCCGCGCCGCGCCATGGAGATCATCGCGGATGTCTGTGCGGCGCTGGACTTCTCGCACCGCAACGGCATCGTGCACCGGGATATGAAGCCCGCCAACATCATGATCAACCGCGCGGGCGCGGTGAAGGTGATGGACTTCGGCATCGCACGCGCGCTGGCCGACAGCTCCAACCCCATGACGCAGACCGCGGCGGTCATCGGCACCGCCCAGTACCTCTCCCCCGAGCAGGCCCGCGGCGAACAGGTCGACGCGCGCTCGGATGTGTACTCGGTCGGCTGTGTGCTCTACGAGATCCTCACCGGCGAACCACCTTTCACCGGTGACTCGCCGGTCGCGGTCGCCTATCAGCATGTGCGCGAGGATCCCCGGCTGCCCTCGCATGTGCATCCGGGCGTACCGCGCGAACTCGACTCCGTCGTCCTCAAGGCCATGAGCAAGAACCCGGCCAACCGGTATCAGACCGCCGCCGAGATGCGCGCCGACCTGATCCGGGTGCTGGGCGGGCAGAAGCCCACCGCCCCCATGGTCATGAACGACGAGGACCGCAACAGCTTCCTCGACGACGAGCTGCCGCCGCCGCGCTCATACCGCACGGTGGAGCGCCGCGACGACACCACCGAACAGGAGCTCGTCGAACCCGCAGGCGGCGGTGGCCGCCGGGGCGCACTCGTCGCCGCCGTCGTGGCGGCGATCATCGCGGTCGGCGGCATCATGTTCTGGCTGCTGCTCGGCCCGGGCAGCCATGCCGATCAGATCGCCGTACCCGAGCTGTCGAATCACAATTCCCAACTCGCGCAGCGGGATCTGGAGAGGCTCGGCTTCAGCGTCGCCGTCCAGGAGAAACCGGACAGCAAGATCGCCCAGGGCAATGTGATCGCCACCCAGCCGCTCGGCGGCTCCCGTATCGACAAGGGCAGCACCGTCACCCTGCAGGTCTCCACCGGACCCTCACAGGTCTCGGTGCCGCGCCTGGCCGGGCTGACCCAGTCGCAGGCCGAACAGCAGCTGAATTCCGTAGGGCTGCAAATGAATCCGGATGTACGCCGGGAAGCGTCGAGCATTGACGAGAAGGACAAGGTCACCAGCCAGAGCCCCGGCGAGGCTCAGAAGATCGACGCCGGCGGACAGGTCACCGTCACCCTCGGCTCCGGACCGGAGAAGGTCCGCGTGCCCGATGTGATCGGTCAGCAAATCGAGGTGGCGCAACCCAATCTGGCCGACAGCGCCGGCTTCAAGGTGAGCGTCCAGGAGGTGCCCAACAACCTGCCCAAGGGCACCGTGATCGGCACCAATCCGGCCGCGGGCACCATGGCGGACAAGGGCTCCACGGTCATCGTGCAGGTCTCCACCGGCGACAATATCCAGATGCCGAGCCTGATCGGGCTCACCCCCGCACAGGCCGTGGATATCCTGCGCCAGCGCGGCTGGAACGGGCAGATCACCCAGAACCAGCAGAGCACCCTGGATGCCAGCAGCGTCGGACGGGTCATCGCCCAGCAGCCGACCGCCGGATCCTCGATCGCCAAGAATCAGACGGTGACCATCACGACCGGAGTGCTCTCACTCGGCCCGCCGTAA
- a CDS encoding dCMP deaminase produces the protein MSDEARSDRGWMRHAIGLARLCPPSETAFSVGAVIVGADGVEIIHGWSRETDAKVHAEESALNKLEPDDDRLAAATIYSTLEPCAQRASQDRAPCTDRILAAGIRRVVIAWREPGTFVDNCQGVEKLREHGVEVVELADLAEEAMSMNRHLHL, from the coding sequence GTGTCGGATGAAGCACGGTCGGATCGCGGCTGGATGCGGCACGCCATCGGACTGGCCCGGCTGTGCCCGCCCAGCGAGACCGCCTTCTCGGTGGGCGCGGTCATCGTCGGCGCGGACGGTGTGGAGATCATCCACGGCTGGTCCCGCGAGACCGATGCGAAGGTGCACGCGGAGGAGTCCGCGCTGAACAAACTCGAGCCCGATGACGATCGACTCGCCGCGGCCACCATCTACAGCACCCTGGAGCCGTGCGCCCAGCGCGCCAGCCAGGATCGCGCGCCCTGTACCGATCGCATTCTGGCGGCGGGCATTCGGCGCGTGGTCATCGCCTGGCGCGAGCCGGGGACGTTTGTGGATAACTGCCAGGGTGTGGAGAAACTCCGTGAACACGGCGTCGAGGTGGTCGAACTCGCCGATCTGGCGGAAGAGGCCATGTCCATGAACCGGCATCTACACCTGTAG
- a CDS encoding RibD family protein — MTVGRGRPHVLLSVAVSIDGYIDDAGPDRLLLSNAADFDRVDALRAESDAILIGAGTLRTDNPRLLVNSADRRVRRVADGKPEYPLRVIVTATGDLDPEQRLWHCGGERVVYTTDSGAERIGRRLDCRAEVVSLGVTVDFAALLDDLGRRGVERLMVEGGGAVHTAFLAADLADEISMAVAPLMVGDPAAPRFLGPADFPGGPNHRMRLAEVGRIGDIALLRYLPKEDSSVG; from the coding sequence ATGACAGTTGGTCGGGGTCGGCCGCATGTGCTGCTGTCGGTGGCGGTGAGCATCGACGGCTATATCGACGATGCGGGACCCGATCGGCTGCTGCTGTCCAATGCCGCCGATTTCGATCGGGTGGACGCGTTGCGCGCGGAGTCCGATGCGATTCTGATCGGCGCGGGAACACTGCGCACGGACAATCCGCGACTGCTGGTCAACAGCGCCGACCGGCGGGTGCGGCGGGTGGCGGACGGGAAACCGGAGTATCCGCTGCGGGTAATCGTCACGGCCACCGGCGATCTCGATCCCGAACAGCGGCTGTGGCACTGCGGTGGCGAAAGAGTCGTCTACACAACCGATTCCGGAGCCGAACGGATCGGACGCCGATTGGACTGCCGCGCCGAGGTGGTATCCCTCGGTGTCACAGTCGATTTCGCCGCGCTGCTGGACGATCTCGGGCGGCGCGGCGTCGAACGGCTCATGGTGGAGGGCGGTGGCGCCGTCCACACCGCGTTCCTGGCCGCCGATCTGGCCGACGAGATCAGCATGGCCGTCGCACCCCTGATGGTCGGTGATCCGGCCGCCCCGCGTTTTCTGGGCCCCGCCGATTTCCCGGGCGGCCCGAATCACCGCATGCGGCTGGCCGAGGTCGGCCGTATCGGTGATATCGCGCTACTGCGCTATCTGCCGAAGGAGGATTCGAGTGTCGGATGA
- a CDS encoding aminodeoxychorismate/anthranilate synthase component II: MRVLVVDNYDSFVFNLVQYLGQLGVDATVWRNDDPQLADVDAVVQDFDGILISPGPGTPERAGVSIELVKAAARHEKPLLGVCLGHQAIGVAFGATVTRAPELLHGKTSEVFHIGAGVLAGLPDPFTATRYHSLTVLEETMPPELEVLGRTESGIVMALRHRTLPIHGVQFHPESVLTQGGHRMLANWLGVVGQRPPEGLVETLEAEVAALV; encoded by the coding sequence ATGCGTGTTCTGGTGGTCGACAACTACGACAGCTTCGTGTTCAACCTGGTCCAGTATCTCGGACAGCTCGGTGTGGACGCGACCGTCTGGCGTAACGACGACCCGCAACTGGCGGATGTGGACGCCGTCGTACAGGACTTCGACGGAATTCTGATCAGCCCCGGCCCGGGCACGCCGGAGCGCGCGGGCGTCAGCATCGAGTTGGTGAAGGCCGCCGCCCGGCACGAGAAGCCGCTCCTGGGAGTGTGCCTGGGGCATCAGGCCATCGGCGTCGCCTTCGGCGCCACCGTGACCCGTGCCCCCGAGCTACTGCACGGCAAGACCAGCGAGGTCTTCCATATCGGCGCGGGCGTACTGGCCGGACTCCCGGATCCGTTCACCGCCACCCGCTATCACTCGCTGACCGTGCTCGAGGAGACCATGCCGCCCGAGCTGGAGGTGCTGGGCCGCACCGAATCCGGCATCGTCATGGCGCTGCGGCATCGCACCCTGCCGATCCACGGTGTGCAGTTCCACCCCGAATCCGTCCTCACTCAGGGCGGACATCGGATGCTCGCGAATTGGCTGGGCGTGGTCGGGCAGCGCCCGCCGGAGGGCCTGGTCGAGACGCTCGAGGCGGAGGTCGCGGCCCTGGTATGA
- the crgA gene encoding cell division protein CrgA produces the protein MPKSKVRKKTDYTINPASRTPVKVKSAGPSPVWYVSIMLGFMLAGLVWLLVYYLAADHITWMSDLGAWNFLIGFGLMVVGLIMTMRWR, from the coding sequence ATGCCCAAGTCGAAGGTCCGGAAGAAGACCGACTACACGATCAACCCGGCCAGCCGCACGCCTGTGAAGGTGAAGTCGGCCGGTCCGTCACCGGTCTGGTACGTCTCCATCATGCTGGGCTTCATGCTCGCCGGTCTGGTGTGGCTGCTCGTGTATTACCTGGCAGCCGATCACATCACGTGGATGAGCGATCTGGGCGCATGGAACTTCCTGATCGGGTTCGGCCTCATGGTCGTCGGCCTGATCATGACCATGCGCTGGCGATGA
- a CDS encoding PH domain-containing protein, translating to MTAEPQLSWSTPPAALAVCGIGGVVMTVAAFVTDDAPGRLLIGLAAAGLLFLAFMGVRQRPRLAVEPGPEPKIVVRGIAGPHYYTPEQVLRARIVNYRRLGRRMPMLEMDVRHDGEERLIIFGRWDLGTRPENVLDTLRAYLVNQ from the coding sequence GTGACCGCTGAGCCCCAACTCTCCTGGTCCACACCCCCGGCCGCACTGGCCGTCTGCGGTATCGGCGGGGTCGTCATGACCGTCGCCGCCTTCGTCACCGATGATGCCCCGGGCCGCCTGCTGATCGGCCTGGCCGCGGCCGGCCTGCTGTTCCTGGCCTTCATGGGAGTGCGGCAGCGCCCGCGCCTGGCCGTGGAGCCCGGACCGGAGCCCAAGATCGTGGTGCGCGGTATCGCCGGACCGCACTACTACACGCCGGAGCAGGTGCTGCGCGCCCGCATCGTGAACTACCGCCGCCTCGGCCGGCGCATGCCCATGCTGGAGATGGATGTGCGGCACGACGGTGAGGAACGGCTCATCATCTTCGGACGCTGGGATCTGGGCACCCGCCCGGAGAACGTCCTGGACACGCTGCGCGCCTACCTCGTCAATCAGTAG
- a CDS encoding rhomboid family intramembrane serine protease yields the protein MNPQQPAQSCYRHPDRPTGLGCSRCGRPACPECLTPAAVGQHCVECVQQGRADVRPVRNQAGAVAGKRPEPYVTWTLIAANVIVFAITAIQAHSLMDNKFSRLFLDWMLVPALVGHGEWIRVLGSGFLHIGPIHLLANMFALYVLGPYCELALGRARFISVYLVSLLGGSAAVTVFSDPGTASAGASGAIFGIFGAVAVVMLRTRQNLTQILVLLVINLIITFAVPGISIWAHLGGLLTGTAATAGILYLPRWLRASTPAMAMRIGWIAVAAVGVIAILVTALGAPSLT from the coding sequence ATGAACCCGCAGCAACCCGCTCAGAGTTGTTACCGCCACCCCGATCGGCCCACCGGTCTCGGGTGCAGTCGCTGCGGGCGCCCGGCCTGCCCGGAGTGCCTGACCCCGGCCGCGGTCGGCCAGCACTGTGTGGAGTGTGTGCAACAGGGCCGCGCCGATGTGCGGCCGGTGCGCAATCAGGCGGGCGCGGTGGCGGGCAAGCGCCCGGAGCCGTATGTCACCTGGACGCTCATCGCCGCGAATGTGATCGTCTTCGCGATCACCGCCATCCAGGCGCACAGCCTGATGGACAACAAGTTCTCCCGGTTGTTCCTGGACTGGATGCTGGTGCCCGCACTGGTCGGGCACGGCGAGTGGATCCGGGTGCTGGGCTCCGGGTTCCTGCATATCGGCCCGATTCACCTGCTGGCCAATATGTTCGCGCTGTATGTGCTCGGCCCCTACTGTGAGCTGGCGCTGGGGCGGGCGCGGTTCATCAGCGTGTACCTGGTGTCGCTGCTGGGCGGTTCGGCCGCGGTGACCGTGTTCTCCGATCCGGGGACTGCCTCGGCGGGCGCGTCCGGCGCGATCTTCGGCATCTTCGGCGCGGTGGCGGTGGTGATGCTGCGGACGCGGCAGAACCTGACACAGATTCTGGTGCTGCTGGTGATCAACCTGATCATCACCTTCGCGGTGCCGGGTATCTCGATCTGGGCGCATCTGGGCGGCCTGCTGACCGGTACGGCGGCCACCGCCGGAATCCTGTACCTGCCGCGCTGGCTGCGGGCCAGCACACCCGCGATGGCCATGCGGATCGGCTGGATCGCGGTGGCGGCGGTCGGCGTGATCGCGATCCTGGTGACCGCGCTGGGTGCGCCGAGCCTGACTTGA
- a CDS encoding peptidylprolyl isomerase yields the protein MTSPNQTAVATLHTNHGDIKVALFGNHAPATVRNFLGLADGTAPYKTKNASGTSEGPFYDGSVFHRIIDGFMIQGGDPTGTGRGGPGYEFKDEFHPELRFDRGYLLAMANAGPATNGSQFFITVGPQSHLNRKHTIFGEVVDPESRKVVDLIADVATDRNDRPKDDVVIEKITIA from the coding sequence GTGACCTCACCGAATCAGACTGCTGTTGCGACGCTGCACACCAATCATGGCGACATCAAGGTCGCGCTCTTCGGTAACCACGCCCCCGCGACGGTGCGGAACTTCCTCGGCCTGGCCGACGGCACCGCGCCGTACAAGACCAAGAACGCCTCCGGCACCAGCGAAGGCCCGTTCTACGACGGCTCGGTCTTCCACCGGATCATCGACGGTTTCATGATCCAGGGCGGCGATCCGACCGGGACCGGCCGCGGCGGGCCGGGCTACGAGTTCAAGGACGAGTTCCATCCGGAGCTGCGCTTCGACCGCGGCTACCTGCTGGCCATGGCGAATGCCGGTCCGGCGACCAATGGTTCGCAGTTCTTCATCACCGTTGGCCCGCAGTCGCATCTGAACCGCAAGCACACCATCTTCGGTGAAGTGGTGGACCCGGAGTCGCGCAAGGTGGTCGACCTGATCGCCGATGTCGCGACCGACCGCAATGACCGTCCCAAGGACGATGTCGTGATCGAGAAGATCACCATCGCCTGA
- the glmS gene encoding glutamine--fructose-6-phosphate transaminase (isomerizing), translated as MCGIVGYIGHRESVPVLLEGLHRLEYRGYDSAGLAVPHRGRLRITKTQGRVQDLRNRVDAEGTRLRGTVGIAHTRWATHGEPSDANAHPHTDGSGRIAVVHNGIVENAEQLRAALTADGVEFLSDTDTEAIAHLIAAALDGAETLEDAVRSALRHVEGTFGLLVLDARRPDELVVARNGSPIVLGVGDGEMFVASDVAALVHHTQRVVFLDDGELATVRADEFRTSTLGLDASRTDKTPTTIDMAAEDYALGGYPDFMRKEMAEQPDAVRRALRGRLDERFATAILGGLNMDARELRGIRKVVFLGCGSAYYAGQLGAQLVEELARIPATAEPASEFRYRNPVVDPDALYIAISQSGETLDTLAAVQELQRKGGRVIGAVNAVGSAIARECGAGIFLHAGPEVSVASTKALTNMTVSFAMLALLLGRVRDLSAAGGERIVSGLRALPDAIEAVLEQDKEIAEIAERFAKARSMFFVGRVRGWPVAREGAQKLKEISYIHAEAYQGSELKHGPLALIDPEMPSVVLIPGDELLAKNISTIEQIKARGGPVIAITNTDLPDGLADAVIRVPAVATELDPIILTIPLQLLAYHMAIALDRDVDKPRNLAKSVTVE; from the coding sequence ATGTGTGGAATCGTCGGATACATCGGGCACCGCGAATCGGTACCGGTCCTGCTGGAGGGGCTGCACCGGCTCGAATACCGGGGCTACGACTCCGCCGGACTCGCCGTACCGCATCGCGGTCGACTGCGCATCACCAAAACCCAGGGGCGCGTACAGGATCTGCGCAATCGCGTGGACGCCGAGGGCACCCGACTGCGCGGCACCGTCGGCATCGCGCACACCCGCTGGGCCACCCACGGTGAACCCAGTGATGCCAACGCGCATCCGCACACCGATGGATCCGGGCGAATCGCCGTGGTGCACAACGGAATCGTCGAGAACGCCGAACAACTGCGCGCCGCGCTCACCGCCGACGGCGTCGAATTCCTCTCCGACACCGATACCGAGGCCATCGCGCACCTCATCGCCGCCGCCCTGGACGGCGCCGAAACCCTGGAAGACGCCGTGCGCTCGGCCCTGCGCCACGTCGAAGGCACTTTCGGTCTGCTGGTCCTGGACGCGCGCCGCCCCGACGAACTGGTGGTCGCCCGCAATGGCAGCCCCATCGTGCTCGGTGTCGGCGACGGTGAGATGTTCGTCGCCTCCGATGTGGCCGCGCTGGTGCACCACACCCAGCGCGTGGTCTTCCTCGACGACGGCGAACTGGCCACCGTGCGCGCGGACGAATTCCGCACCAGCACACTCGGATTGGATGCCAGCCGCACCGATAAGACGCCCACCACCATCGATATGGCGGCCGAGGACTACGCACTCGGCGGCTACCCGGACTTCATGCGCAAGGAGATGGCCGAGCAGCCCGACGCGGTCCGTCGCGCACTGCGTGGCCGGCTCGACGAACGCTTCGCCACCGCCATTCTCGGCGGTCTGAATATGGACGCGCGCGAACTGCGCGGTATTCGCAAGGTGGTGTTCCTGGGTTGCGGCTCCGCCTATTACGCGGGCCAGCTCGGTGCCCAACTGGTGGAGGAGCTCGCCCGCATCCCCGCCACCGCCGAACCCGCCTCGGAGTTCCGCTACCGCAATCCCGTGGTCGATCCGGACGCGCTGTACATCGCCATCAGCCAATCCGGCGAAACCCTGGATACTCTTGCGGCCGTTCAGGAATTGCAGCGCAAGGGCGGCCGGGTCATCGGCGCGGTGAACGCGGTCGGCAGCGCCATCGCCCGCGAATGCGGTGCGGGCATATTCCTGCACGCCGGACCCGAGGTATCGGTCGCCTCCACCAAGGCGCTCACCAATATGACCGTCTCCTTCGCCATGCTGGCCCTGCTGCTCGGCCGGGTCCGCGACCTCTCCGCGGCGGGCGGCGAACGCATCGTCTCCGGTCTGCGCGCACTCCCCGATGCCATCGAGGCGGTGCTGGAACAGGACAAGGAGATCGCCGAGATCGCCGAACGCTTCGCCAAGGCGCGCAGCATGTTCTTCGTCGGCCGGGTACGGGGCTGGCCGGTGGCGCGCGAGGGCGCGCAGAAGCTCAAGGAGATCTCCTACATCCACGCCGAGGCGTACCAGGGCTCCGAACTCAAGCATGGCCCGCTGGCCCTGATCGACCCCGAGATGCCCAGTGTGGTCCTGATCCCGGGCGATGAACTGCTCGCCAAGAACATCAGCACCATCGAGCAGATCAAGGCCCGTGGCGGTCCGGTCATCGCCATCACCAATACCGATCTGCCGGACGGCCTGGCCGATGCGGTGATCCGGGTCCCGGCCGTCGCGACCGAACTCGACCCGATCATCCTCACCATTCCGCTGCAACTGCTGGCCTACCACATGGCCATTGCCCTGGATCGGGATGTGGATAAGCCGAGAAACCTCGCAAAGAGCGTTACCGTCGAGTAG
- a CDS encoding ABC transporter permease, with amino-acid sequence MTAALLTAEKPSLTARLAMVFTDSVTITKRNVIKIRRVPDVLIFSTLSPIMFVLLFAYVFGSAIQLQGTSYREFLIAGIFAQTVVFGATFTGLSLAEDMQKGIIDRFRSLPMAPSAVLIGRTLADVCINVVSLVVMSLTGLAVGWRIRGSFLDAVFAYVLLLLFAYAVSWIMAVVGLLVRAPEVYNNASFMVIFPLTFIANTFVPTATLPTVLRVIAEWNPVSAVTQASRNLFGNTSPMGPSADVWPMRHPEVTTLLWVVVILAIFVPLALAQYKRSVSR; translated from the coding sequence ATGACCGCCGCACTACTCACCGCCGAAAAGCCTTCGCTCACAGCGCGTCTGGCCATGGTGTTCACCGACAGCGTCACCATTACCAAGCGCAATGTCATCAAGATTCGGCGCGTGCCCGATGTGCTGATCTTCTCGACGCTGTCGCCGATCATGTTCGTCCTGCTGTTCGCCTATGTCTTCGGTTCGGCGATTCAGTTGCAGGGCACCTCATATCGCGAATTCCTGATCGCGGGCATCTTCGCGCAGACCGTGGTGTTCGGTGCGACCTTCACCGGTTTGAGCCTGGCCGAGGATATGCAGAAGGGGATCATCGACCGGTTCCGGTCACTACCCATGGCGCCGTCGGCGGTGCTCATCGGCCGCACGCTCGCCGATGTGTGCATCAATGTGGTGAGCCTGGTGGTGATGTCGCTGACCGGTCTGGCGGTGGGCTGGCGGATTCGCGGATCATTCCTGGACGCGGTCTTCGCCTATGTGCTGTTGCTGCTCTTCGCATACGCCGTCTCGTGGATCATGGCGGTGGTCGGGCTGCTGGTGCGGGCGCCGGAGGTCTACAACAACGCCAGCTTCATGGTGATCTTCCCGCTCACCTTCATCGCCAATACCTTCGTGCCGACTGCGACGCTGCCCACGGTGCTGCGGGTGATCGCGGAGTGGAATCCGGTATCGGCGGTGACGCAGGCCAGTCGCAATCTGTTCGGCAATACCAGTCCGATGGGGCCGAGCGCCGATGTATGGCCGATGCGGCATCCCGAGGTGACCACATTGCTGTGGGTCGTGGTGATTCTGGCGATTTTCGTGCCGTTGGCGCTGGCGCAGTACAAGCGGTCGGTGAGCCGCTAG